One part of the Xiphophorus hellerii strain 12219 chromosome 17, Xiphophorus_hellerii-4.1, whole genome shotgun sequence genome encodes these proteins:
- the cbll1 gene encoding E3 ubiquitin-protein ligase Hakai isoform X1: MDQGAENDLPGGDGSGSLSDLDVRRRIPIKLLSKPPLRSKPPPRIQRPGIRPCKPEPGEDDKFNFKQEERFDCCTKAGDVFGSQRRFPQPLFWDYKLNLIGERDGVPIHFCDKCGLPIQLYGRMIPCKHVFCYDCALLHEKKGEKMCPGLNMYNCTEPVQRIEQCQRGSLFMCSIVSVCKRTYLSQRDLQAHVNHRHMRASKSSRQDPVHLPPPDVPERFRVPPPHIPKSHVHLPAPLPPYSQPPPPSPHDGPPPSPLGPETFRISTVTTRKHSNLITVPIHDDSSSRDPHPAGPGPGQPPHHHPGDYPGQPPVVSHSHHMMAPPQHNFGPPPPPPPISHPMQHPAQASGTPHMVYSQAPPPPMSAAPPPITPPPGHIMGQIPPYINHPPPGPPPQHSGPPVNAPPPHHYNPSSMQQFPEDQGTLSPPFSQPGGLSPGMWPAPRGPPPRMQGPPPQGQMPGPHHPDQSRYRPYYQ, from the exons CAAGCCGCCCCTCAGGAGCAAACCTCCGCCCCGCATCCAGAGACCCGGCATCAGGCCCTGTAAACCCGAACCTGGAGAGGACG ATAAATTCAACTTCAAGCAAGAGGAGCGCTTTGACTGTTGCACTAAAGCTGGCGATGTGTTCGGGAGTCAGAGGAGATTTCCACAGCCGCTTTTTTGGGACTATAAA TTGAACTTGATCGGTGAAAGAGATGGAGTCCCAATTCACTTCTGTGACAAATGTGGTCTCCCCATTCAGCTGTACGGACGGATG ATTCCCTGTAAGCATGTCTTCTGCTATGACTGCGCTCTGCTGCACGAGAAGAAAGGAGAGAAGATGTGTCCAGG GCTGAACATGTACAACTGCACGGAGCCGGTGCAGCGCATCGAGCAGTGCCAGCGCGGCTCGCTCTTCATGTGCAGCATCGTGTCGGTATGTAAGCGCACCTACCTGTCCCAGCGTGACCTGCAGGCCCACGTCAACCACCGCCACATGAGGGCGTCCAAGTCGTCTCGCCAGGACCCCGTTCACCTGCCGCCGCCCGACGTGCCGGAGCGCTTCCGCGTGCCGCCGCCCCACATCCCGAAGAGCCACGTCCACCTGCCGGCGCCACTGCCGCCCTACAGCCAGCCACCACCACCCAGTCCCCACGACGGCCCACCGCCGTCCCCGCTGGGGCCCGAGACCTTCCGTATCTCCACGGTAACCACCCGCAAACACAGCAACCTCATCACGGTGCCCATCCACGATGACTCGTCGTCCCGGGACCCCCACCCTGCGGGGCCCGGCCCCGGCCagcccccccaccaccaccccgGGGACTACCCCGGTCAGCCACCTGTGGTGTCGCACTCCCACCACATGATGGCGCCACCGCAGCATAACTTTggccctcctcctccccctccgcCCATCAGCCATCCCATGCAGCATCCCGCCCAGGCCTCTGGAACCCCACACATGGTTTACAGCCAGGCCCCCCCACCCCCAATGTCAGCAGCTCCCCCACCCATCACCCCCCCACCTGGGCACATCATGGGCCAGATCCCCCCTTATATCAACCACCCGCCCCCAGGACCTCCACCGCAGCACAGCGGACCCCCTGTGAACGCCCCCCCACCACATCATTATAACCCCTCCTCCATGCAGCAGTTCCCTGAGGACCAGGGCACCCTGAGCCCCCCCTTCAGCCAGCCGGGGGGTCTGAGCCCCGGCATGTGGCCCGCCCCCAGAGGGCCGCCACCCCGGATGCAGGGGCCCCCGCCCCAGGGTCAAATGCCAGGGCCGCACCACCCAGACCAGAGCCGCTACAGGCCGTACTACCAGTAA
- the cbll1 gene encoding E3 ubiquitin-protein ligase Hakai isoform X2: MDQGENDLPGGDGSGSLSDLDVRRRIPIKLLSKPPLRSKPPPRIQRPGIRPCKPEPGEDDKFNFKQEERFDCCTKAGDVFGSQRRFPQPLFWDYKLNLIGERDGVPIHFCDKCGLPIQLYGRMIPCKHVFCYDCALLHEKKGEKMCPGLNMYNCTEPVQRIEQCQRGSLFMCSIVSVCKRTYLSQRDLQAHVNHRHMRASKSSRQDPVHLPPPDVPERFRVPPPHIPKSHVHLPAPLPPYSQPPPPSPHDGPPPSPLGPETFRISTVTTRKHSNLITVPIHDDSSSRDPHPAGPGPGQPPHHHPGDYPGQPPVVSHSHHMMAPPQHNFGPPPPPPPISHPMQHPAQASGTPHMVYSQAPPPPMSAAPPPITPPPGHIMGQIPPYINHPPPGPPPQHSGPPVNAPPPHHYNPSSMQQFPEDQGTLSPPFSQPGGLSPGMWPAPRGPPPRMQGPPPQGQMPGPHHPDQSRYRPYYQ, from the exons CAAGCCGCCCCTCAGGAGCAAACCTCCGCCCCGCATCCAGAGACCCGGCATCAGGCCCTGTAAACCCGAACCTGGAGAGGACG ATAAATTCAACTTCAAGCAAGAGGAGCGCTTTGACTGTTGCACTAAAGCTGGCGATGTGTTCGGGAGTCAGAGGAGATTTCCACAGCCGCTTTTTTGGGACTATAAA TTGAACTTGATCGGTGAAAGAGATGGAGTCCCAATTCACTTCTGTGACAAATGTGGTCTCCCCATTCAGCTGTACGGACGGATG ATTCCCTGTAAGCATGTCTTCTGCTATGACTGCGCTCTGCTGCACGAGAAGAAAGGAGAGAAGATGTGTCCAGG GCTGAACATGTACAACTGCACGGAGCCGGTGCAGCGCATCGAGCAGTGCCAGCGCGGCTCGCTCTTCATGTGCAGCATCGTGTCGGTATGTAAGCGCACCTACCTGTCCCAGCGTGACCTGCAGGCCCACGTCAACCACCGCCACATGAGGGCGTCCAAGTCGTCTCGCCAGGACCCCGTTCACCTGCCGCCGCCCGACGTGCCGGAGCGCTTCCGCGTGCCGCCGCCCCACATCCCGAAGAGCCACGTCCACCTGCCGGCGCCACTGCCGCCCTACAGCCAGCCACCACCACCCAGTCCCCACGACGGCCCACCGCCGTCCCCGCTGGGGCCCGAGACCTTCCGTATCTCCACGGTAACCACCCGCAAACACAGCAACCTCATCACGGTGCCCATCCACGATGACTCGTCGTCCCGGGACCCCCACCCTGCGGGGCCCGGCCCCGGCCagcccccccaccaccaccccgGGGACTACCCCGGTCAGCCACCTGTGGTGTCGCACTCCCACCACATGATGGCGCCACCGCAGCATAACTTTggccctcctcctccccctccgcCCATCAGCCATCCCATGCAGCATCCCGCCCAGGCCTCTGGAACCCCACACATGGTTTACAGCCAGGCCCCCCCACCCCCAATGTCAGCAGCTCCCCCACCCATCACCCCCCCACCTGGGCACATCATGGGCCAGATCCCCCCTTATATCAACCACCCGCCCCCAGGACCTCCACCGCAGCACAGCGGACCCCCTGTGAACGCCCCCCCACCACATCATTATAACCCCTCCTCCATGCAGCAGTTCCCTGAGGACCAGGGCACCCTGAGCCCCCCCTTCAGCCAGCCGGGGGGTCTGAGCCCCGGCATGTGGCCCGCCCCCAGAGGGCCGCCACCCCGGATGCAGGGGCCCCCGCCCCAGGGTCAAATGCCAGGGCCGCACCACCCAGACCAGAGCCGCTACAGGCCGTACTACCAGTAA